TGCTGCACGCTTCCACAGGAATACCCTATTTGTCGGAGTAATGCATTTTCAGGATCTGTATAACATAGATCTTGAGAGGATCAAAAAGTGCGGAGTTCATTATTCTACACCTGATGGCAGAATAATCCCTTTCTGCACATACAACACATTTTATAGGGATTCGGTTGAGCTAAAGTTTTCAATGCCCTATACGCAAACAAATAAATCCGAACGGTAATAGCATAAGACAAAATAACGATCTTAGCAGAGCAGTAATGATATATGATAAAAGCAGGAATAAAATCCAATAATAGAATATAAAACCAGAACATCAAATAAATTATTTAAAAAATTACCCCCACATATATTGAGATCTCATGAAAGTGTGGCCTCTAAATTCAAAAATTTTAGAAAATCCAGATTCTGAAAATGCAGATCAGAAAAAAACAGGCTTTAAGAAGTTTCAGGTTCCGCAAAAAGGTGAAACCGGCTCTTTCTGGGAAAAAAGGGGAGATAGATACCATTGCGGAGTTGACCTTTATGACCCTGAAAACACGGAGTAGTTTCGATTGAAAGAGGAGTTGTCGCAGAGATAGGGCTGATGACCTCGCCTGAAATCCTGCCTTATTGGAATCCGACTTATTATGTAATTATTGAACATAACAGGGAACTGTTCTGTAAATACGGTGAGTTTGCAGGCTTTACCGTGAAAAAAGGAGACGAAATCGAACCCGGGCAATTGATAGGGCATGTGGGCATGGTACTGAACTCCAGCAAAATCGATGAATCCTGCCCGCTTTATATCCGGAAGTTAAAAGACAGGAATCCGAGCATGCTTCATTTTGAGTTCTGGAAAAAGCAGCCCATTACTACGCACAGGAATTATCTTGGGGGAAACTGGTTTGGCGAAGAAAAGCCTGAAAACCTGATTGATCCTACGGGCTACCTTGAACAAATACTATCGTGACATCCACAAATTAGACCTGACAATCTCACCTGTGCACTTATATAAAAGGAAGCTAATTTTTCTTCACGCAAGGGTGCAGGAAAAAGCCTTAGCTTGCTGCCGTTTTAACTATCTGGCTGGTGTTCTATGGAAAATCCAAATTTTGAGATCTCTGCAATGAATGAAAAAATAAATCGCCTTGAGAAAACTCAGGTAATCAAAAATTATTATCTGGTTCTGGGAGGGGGAAAAATCGGCACGGATTTCCTTCATTATGCCCGGAAAAACAAGTTCCCCTTTGTACTCGTTATCGACAGGGACGAAACCGTGCCTGCTTCAGATGAGGCAGACATCAAAACTGAAGTCGAGCTGGTAAATCTTCTGAAAAATAAGGCTTCAGAGCCTTCACCGAATAAAGTGTTTAAATCTCCCAGAGTATCAGGGGCAATCAAAAGGGAAGATGAAGGAGAAAGCGAAAAAGAAGGTAGAGAACCTGAAATCTATTTTTGCAAAATGGATCTTAAGCACATTCCTTTTCTTCTAAGCCATGGTATTCCTGAATATATTATTCCTGCTGTCCCCTGTCATGCGGTTGCATATATGCTCTCCGATCTTCTAAAATTCCCTCTTGAACCTGCAAAGAATGAAAACCCGGAAAAAATAGAAGATAAAAGCCAGAAAGGAAGCAGCCCTGTAACCGAACTTATTATCGGACCTGAAAACCAAAGGCTCATGGCATTTTTCGAAAAGCTTGCAGCTTCCTTTCCTGCTGATGTAATCGCAGGGCGTTACCCTGAACATGGAATGCTGTTTTTCTCTTATGCCAGGGAAGGAGAAATCTGTCCTGATGGCTGTCCGGGCCCTAGAGACCGCTGTCCCACATTCGGGCGGATAAAACCCAATACCATTACGGAATATGCAAGGAAACTTCGCCAGAGCCTGCCAGGCTGGGTCTTTGAGAGCCACCAGATGAAGCCAGGTACAGGAGGGCTTAAAGGAAAGGAACTCAAGCAGAATCTAATTGAGATCTTTGAGTTTGTAAGAGCATTTAAAGAAAATAAGAGTGGAGAAAGGTTTGAGAACCCTGAAGATAGGGCATTTTTCATTGCCACTACCTGCACATGCCATGGAGTATTGAACCTGTTTTATGTTCTCTGAGAGTTTATTTTAGATAATTGGATTGTATATTTATTAATAACTGAACTATATAATCTCAATTGTGTAAAAACGCAGCTGGCAGGTATAAAGGTATACTTGCAGTGATTGAATTCTTAGCTCCGCCAGCTTCGTTCTATTTTTTCGTACAGGCCAAGTAAATTATTTCGTGTGATTTTAAAATAGGGATGGTCTGGGCCATATCTTTTTTCGATTATATCGAGGGATTTTTCATATAGGTCGATTGCAGTTTCGTATTCGCCCATGCTTTCATGCAGACCTGCAAGGTTGTTAAGAGTTGTGCCGATATCGGGATGGGTCGGGCCTAGAGTTATTTCATAAATCTGAAGGGCACGAGTATAGAGAGAAAGGGCTTTTTTGTGCTGACCAAGGATCCTATAAAGTTCACCCATGTTGTTTAAGGTCTTCGCAACGTCAGGACTGTCAGGACCCAGGATGCGCTCCCGGATTTCGAGGGCTCGCGTGTATAACTCCAGCGCTTTTTCATAACGGCCTTTCTGGATATAGACGCCTGCGAGGTTGTTAAGGGTCGTAGCAAAGCCCGTATGTTCAGTTTTTCCGAATTTTTCCATGATTTCTAGGGATCTTGTGTAAAGGATCATGGCTTTTTCATATCTTGTGGTCTGGAAATAGAGCAGGGCAAGATTGTTCAGAGTCTGGGCAACCTGCGGATGCTCAGCACCATATACCTTTTCCTGAAGCTTTAAAGCCTGCCCATAAGTATCCTCAGCTTCATCAAGTTTGCCCATCTCCGCGAGCAAAACGCCCAGGTTATTCAAGGTTCCGGCTTTATACCTCATAACCGCATGGCTTTCAGGCTCCTGCTCAAGAAGTTTTTCGAGAAGTTTGAGAGCCCTCCTGAAGTGCTCTTCAGCTTTCTCAGGCTTTTCCAGCCCCTTATAAAAAAAAGCCATCCTGTTCAGGGTCCTGACAGCGCCGAGGTTCTGTGGGCTAAGGAAATTCTCCTGAATCTCCAGAGCGCGGGTGTAGTATGAGACAGCCTCTTCATGCCTCTCCATCAGATAGTAGAGAGTACCAAGCTCACTTAGTGTATCCCCGGTTTCAGGTCTAGGTTGGTTGGCAAGGTTTTCGCGGATTCTCAAAGCCATTAAAAAAAACCTTAGGGCTTCTTCGTAATTCTCCATATAACGGTAGATTCCTGCAAGCCCGTTCAGTACAGATGCAGCCTCTGGACTCTCAGGCCCAATTTCCTTTTCCACAATACCAAGCAGTTCTTCATAAAGGGGGAAGAGCACTTTCCAGGATCCGGATCTGTAGAAAGGTGCGGCTTTAACTGTGAACCAGCTTACCAGTTCTTCCGGTTCAAAAGCTTCCTTTGCATGTATAAATGCTTCCTTTAAGGCAATTTCATCTTCAGGAGTGATAAGCTCCGGATCCAGATCTTTCAGCCTGTTCCCGTACCTTTCAAGCAGAGCTCGATGTTTTTTCGTTTTCTTTTCAATTCCCAACTCTTCTTCCAGGCTTTTATTTGAAATGTCAGTAGAGCTACTTTCGCCAGAATCTTTTCTTTTTCCTGAAACTACTTCTTTTCCTGAGATTTCCTCTTCTTCTGAATCTTTGTTGAAATTAGTCGTGATTTACCCCTCCTGAATAAAAATAAGATAATAAAAGTCTTTATTTTAAGATTTACTATATCTAATTCTAAATATCACAGAATGCTTCTATATAAAGTAAGTTTGTCCAATAATATATGTTGTCAAAATCACCTAAATTATATAGGACTTACGCGGTTGAAGCACTTTGTGACTCAGATTAAAATATTCTTTCATTATGATTGCAATAAACGCTGTTAACCAATTTATAAGAGAGTCAGTTTACACCTTAGGATAAAAAAAGAAAAATTCAAAAGTTGCCTGCAAAACAGGAATCCGCGTAAGTCCTATTATAATTTCGTCATAGATAAATCCCTGATTCTTGCAGCCACTTTTCACTTTTTTGCTTCATCGAGTATACTAAAACCTTCACCTCACTATATTCATATATCAGCTTGTGCCATAGCCACAGTATATGGCGAGCTACAAAGCCCTTGTAAAAGATGTTATCAGAAAAGCTGATGTCCTTCTCGAAATAATAGATGCTAGATTTCCTGACGAGACCCGGAACAGCGAAGTAGAACGCGATATTATTCGCTTAAACAAACCTCTCATAATAGTAATCAACAAATCTGATCTCGTATCAAAGGAAAAACTTGAGAAGACAAAAACCCGTCTTTCAAAAATTGCACCTGTAGTTTTTGTCTCCAGCAGGGAAAGGTCAGGAACAACAATGCTCAGGCACCAAATCCTTGCATCTGCCGCTATAAAAGCGGGTATAAAAGGGCGAGATATCCTGGTCGGCACTCTCGGCTATCCCAATGTCGGCAAATCCTCCGTAATCAACAGCGTCACAGGCAGGCACAGGGCAAGTACGTCTCCTATATCAGGCCACACAAAAGGCGTTCAGCACGTATATGCAGGTTCACACATTATGTTTATAGACACGCCTGGGGTTATCCCCTTTGATGAGAAAGATGAATACCTCCAGGGCCTGCTAGGAATAAAGGATGCAACCCACCTCAAGGACAAGATAGGAGTAGCCTTGAAAATAATCGAAAAAATGCTTGCCGAAAATAAAGCAGCCCTTGAATCGTTCTATAATGTTACAATCGAAGACGAAAGTTCTTACGATGTGCTTGAGATGATAGGCAGACTGTGTAATTTCCTGCAGAAGAAAGGAGAGGTGGATGAAACAAGAACCGCTACCAGAATAATCAATGACTGGCAAAACGGGCTGCTTCTTATATAAAAACTCATGCAATGTTGTTCCGTAAATCTTCGGTACAGAATACGATACATTTAGTGAATCATGATAGATAGGATGTGAGAAGGATAGGTTTCACCCCATTTCCATGAAACTGTTTATGATTTTTTCAGGCAGCTTATCCCGATTCTCCTCATCAACCGTCAATACCTCGAATTCTTTCCTCATCCTTTGAGCCAATTGGTGGCTGCTTGACCGATGTAGTACAGCAAGAACAGATTTATTGGATTTCAGGACTGCTTCAACTGCCGAAACGAAAGCTTCGGATTTGAGCTCCATCGGCCCAACCTCATCGATAACTATAAGGTCACAATCCAGAGCACTCCTTAGAGCATTTGCCCCGATTCTTTCAAGGTCTTCCAGGTTGACGTGATATTTTCCAACTCTAGGCCCATTTCCTCTGATAGAAGCCAGAAATCCTGTTTTTCCGGTAGAAAGATCTTTTATCGAGAATCCTTCCCTCTTCCCTTCATTCCGGATTTCAGCAGTCTGGATGCCGCCTATTTCTAAGCCCGGCTGGTCGGCAAGTTTTTCAGCAACTTTTGCCACAACTGTTGATTTTCCAATACCCGGGCTGCCGGTTACTGCGATTCTTAACATTGTATTTTCGTCC
This region of Methanosarcina flavescens genomic DNA includes:
- a CDS encoding M23 family metallopeptidase gives rise to the protein MTSPEILPYWNPTYYVIIEHNRELFCKYGEFAGFTVKKGDEIEPGQLIGHVGMVLNSSKIDESCPLYIRKLKDRNPSMLHFEFWKKQPITTHRNYLGGNWFGEEKPENLIDPTGYLEQILS
- a CDS encoding tetratricopeptide repeat protein, translated to MGIEKKTKKHRALLERYGNRLKDLDPELITPEDEIALKEAFIHAKEAFEPEELVSWFTVKAAPFYRSGSWKVLFPLYEELLGIVEKEIGPESPEAASVLNGLAGIYRYMENYEEALRFFLMALRIRENLANQPRPETGDTLSELGTLYYLMERHEEAVSYYTRALEIQENFLSPQNLGAVRTLNRMAFFYKGLEKPEKAEEHFRRALKLLEKLLEQEPESHAVMRYKAGTLNNLGVLLAEMGKLDEAEDTYGQALKLQEKVYGAEHPQVAQTLNNLALLYFQTTRYEKAMILYTRSLEIMEKFGKTEHTGFATTLNNLAGVYIQKGRYEKALELYTRALEIRERILGPDSPDVAKTLNNMGELYRILGQHKKALSLYTRALQIYEITLGPTHPDIGTTLNNLAGLHESMGEYETAIDLYEKSLDIIEKRYGPDHPYFKITRNNLLGLYEKIERSWRS
- a CDS encoding GTPase, with translation MASYKALVKDVIRKADVLLEIIDARFPDETRNSEVERDIIRLNKPLIIVINKSDLVSKEKLEKTKTRLSKIAPVVFVSSRERSGTTMLRHQILASAAIKAGIKGRDILVGTLGYPNVGKSSVINSVTGRHRASTSPISGHTKGVQHVYAGSHIMFIDTPGVIPFDEKDEYLQGLLGIKDATHLKDKIGVALKIIEKMLAENKAALESFYNVTIEDESSYDVLEMIGRLCNFLQKKGEVDETRTATRIINDWQNGLLLI
- a CDS encoding NTPase; its protein translation is MLRIAVTGSPGIGKSTVVAKVAEKLADQPGLEIGGIQTAEIRNEGKREGFSIKDLSTGKTGFLASIRGNGPRVGKYHVNLEDLERIGANALRSALDCDLIVIDEVGPMELKSEAFVSAVEAVLKSNKSVLAVLHRSSSHQLAQRMRKEFEVLTVDEENRDKLPEKIINSFMEMG